A window of Limosilactobacillus reuteri genomic DNA:
CTTTTTAATAGTACCTTCTTTGCCCTTATCCTTACCAGCGATTACGCGAACCTTGTCACCTGTTTTAATGAACATGTTGATTGTGCACCTCCTTATTTTCGGTAAAATCTTTAGAGAACTTCTGGAGCTAATGAAACGATCTTCATGAAGTCGTCTCCACGAAGCTCACGAGCGATTGGGCCAAAAATACGGGTACCCTTAGGGCTCTTGTCGTTGTTAATTAAAACAGCGGCATTTTCATCAAACTTAATGTATGAACCATCCTTACGGTGAATACCATGCTTAGTCCGTACAACAACGGCCTTAACAACGTCACCCTTTTTGACAACGCCACCTGGTGTTGCCTGCTTTACAGTAGCAACAATGATGTCACCAATATTACCTGTTTTAACTCGGGAACCACCTAAAATCTTAATAACTAAGATTTCACGAGCACCGGAGTTATCAGCGACCTTCAACCGACTTTCTTGTTGAATCACGGTTAATGTCCTCCTTCCATTTACAAATAAGAATTAGAATACGAATAATTTTTAGAGTTATCTGCTAAATTAAAGGGTAGCAGCTTTTTCGACAATCTTTACAAGACGGAAACGCTTCTTAGCTGATAATGGCCGAGTTTCCATAATTTGTACAGTGTCGCCGGTCTTAGCTTCGTTGTTTTCATCGTGAGCATAGTACTTCTTTGAGTACTTAACACGCTTACCGTAGATAGGTGCACTCTTGTAAGTATCAATTACAACAGTGATAGTCTTATCCATTTTATCAGAAACAACGTAGCCTTGGTAAACCTTACGTGCATTACGTTCTTCACTCATGCGCTAATCCTCCTTTTCGTATTCTTATTTGTTTAATTCTTGTTGACGAAGAACTGTCTTAACCCTTGCAATATCTTTGCGTACTTGCTTAAGACTTGCAGTATTTTCCAACTGGCCGGTTGCTAATTGGA
This region includes:
- the rplN gene encoding 50S ribosomal protein L14, which codes for MIQQESRLKVADNSGAREILVIKILGGSRVKTGNIGDIIVATVKQATPGGVVKKGDVVKAVVVRTKHGIHRKDGSYIKFDENAAVLINNDKSPKGTRIFGPIARELRGDDFMKIVSLAPEVL
- the rpsQ gene encoding 30S ribosomal protein S17; translated protein: MSEERNARKVYQGYVVSDKMDKTITVVIDTYKSAPIYGKRVKYSKKYYAHDENNEAKTGDTVQIMETRPLSAKKRFRLVKIVEKAATL
- the rpmC gene encoding 50S ribosomal protein L29, which produces MKSKDYVQELNGLTTDKLLDREKELKEQLFNLRFQLATGQLENTASLKQVRKDIARVKTVLRQQELNK